In a genomic window of Rhododendron vialii isolate Sample 1 chromosome 12a, ASM3025357v1:
- the LOC131310226 gene encoding putative disease resistance protein RGA3, whose protein sequence is MAEALLIPVAKGILYGLLSLATNQINNPINLAWGFKKDLEKLRERLEIIQALLLDAENRKITSHTMMAWLKKLKATICHAENVLDELAYEALRRKIEVQNRKRNKVRDLFALSDPLLFRFKMTNKVNDINILLDRICKAANDIGLKPGEQLNDAIVEPREFRTTLPFIDDTLVVGRDGDVSVVVDMLLSSDMEGELPVIAIVGMAGLGKTTLAQVVYKEAKVLKNFSEERIWICVSDDFKVGRLLNEMVQSLTGDKCETPNIEGVVRKLRQKLNGKKYLLVLDDVWNTKPDLWVDLRNSLVGIGGSKESKILVTARSMEVVLAMQTFPLCTHPLTPLLEADCWTMFRKKVFSNRGPSETRTLLDIGLRIVKKCKGVPLAINSLGGLLYSKQDEQEWESIEKSEIWRSLENENGILPILRLSFDHLPSPSLKRSFAVCSIFPKDKVIRKDELIQLWMALGYLQPSSRSKVGMEELGNEYFNTLLRNSLFQEVEYDEYNNTMACKMHDLVHDLALHVSNGNCLTLEASEVKNNPDVEHLSLFLREETRLDISEENIGKLRSLFLTGDLPENTKKFQCIRAMWLTGSKLPSSICKFIHLRFLDISKSSIRKVPNFITKLYNLETLNLPRSLEELPKDIHNLVSLRHLYLENDYETRKLMPMKIGELTSLQTLPFFVVGKKSGHRIKELGNLSKLRGRLEVWDLQYVKDKEEAEKAKMSEKYELRELTLYWDGDLRNSNNNHEEVLEGLKPHRNVKGLRLMKFGGRRLASWMSKDARSLQYLAKIELNDCRLCEQVPALGHLPHLAIVKMWKLHNLKRIGPEFYGPDEGILDICRSSGATIAGVFPALREFHLFDMPQLEEWSDVPSLPAFADMSMLEFFPRLRELYITSCPKLITIPAFNGWTSLQHLQIRRCSELSSLPEELLQPTLEDIRLNDCPKLTTPNPDALRSLTSLVNLEVVDCPILRTCWEKGLVCTTSLQSLWLGFREESTYFPWPSTSAATLCCDFTSLETLSLYDDGWEDFVSLPDQLEHLPALTSLELRYFGGLKSLPDWLSNLSSLQRLAIVDCPHLKERCKKGGEDWHKIAHIPSIRIDSWYRD, encoded by the exons ATGGCCGAGGCTTTGCTCATCCCTGTAGCCAAGGGAATCCTGTATGGGTTGCTTTCCCTAGCAACCAATCAGATTAACAATCCGATTAATCTGGCATGGGGTTTCAAGAAAGACCTTGAAAAACTCCGCGAAAGGCTAGAAATCATTCAGGCTTTGTTACTTGATGCTGAGAACAGGAAAATAACATCACATACTATGATGGCGTGGCTAAAGAAACTCAAGGCTACAATATGCCATGCTGAGAATGTGCTGGATGAATTGGCCTACGAAGCTCTTCGAAGAAAGATTGAGGTACAAAACCGGAAGAGGAACAAGGTGCGTGATTTGTTTGCACTCTCTGATCCATTGTTGTTTCGTTTCAAGATGACTAATAAGGTCAATGACATCAATATACTCTTAGACAGAATTTGTAAAGCAGCAAATGATATCGGTCTTAAACCAGGTGAGCAACTCAACGATGCTATTGTTGAACCTAGGGAATTCAGGACGACTTTACCTTTTATAGATGATACACTAGTTGTGGGGAGGGATGGTGATGTTTCGGTAGTGGTCGATATGTTACTTAGCTCTGACATGGAAGGTGAGTTACCTGTCATTGCCATTGTTGGCATGGCGGGGCTAGGAAAGACAACTCTTGCTCAGGTAGTTTACAAAGAAGCAAAAGTTTTGAAGAATTTTAGTGAGGAGAGAATTTGGATTTGTGTGTCTGATGATTTCAAGGTAGGAAGGTTATTGAATGAGATGGTGCAATCTCTTACTGGAGATAAGTGTGAGACACCCAACATTGAAGGGGTAGTGAGAAAGCTTAGGCAAAAACTAAATGGGAAAAAATACTTGCTTGTATTAGATGACGTATGGAACACAAAGCCAGATTTATGGGTGGACCTGAGAAATTCTTTGGTAGGAATAGGCGGCTCTAAGGAAAGCAAAATTTTAGTTACTGCGCGTAGTATGGAAGTCGTATTAGCAATGCAAACATTCCCGTTGTGCACCCATCCGCTAACACCACTTTTGGAAGCTGATTGTTGGACAATGTTTAGGaaaaaagtattttccaatagAGGACCAAGCGAAACTCGAACTTTATTGGATATTGGTCTAAGAATAGTAAAAAAGTGTAAGGGTGTGCCATTAGCGATAAACTCGTTAGGAGGTTTACTGTACTCGAAGCAGGATGAACAAGAATGGGAGTCCATCGAGAAGAGTGAAATATGGAGATCACTCGAAAATGAAAATGGAATTCTACCAATATTGAGGCTTAGTTTTGACCATTTACCATCACCATCTTTGAAACGATCTTTTGCAGtatgttctatttttccaaAGGACAAAGTCATTAGAAAGGATGAGTTGATTCAACTTTGGATGGCTCTAGGATATCTCCAACCTTCTTCACGAAGTAAGGTGGGAATGGAAGAGTTAGGCAATGAGTATTTTAATACTTTATTGCGCAATTCATTATTCCAAGAAGTGGAATATGATGAGTACAACAATACCATGGCTTGCAAGATGCATGACCTTGTACATGATCTTGCACTTCATGTCTCAAATGGTAATTGTTTGACTTTGGAAGCTAGTGAGGTGAAGAATAATCCTGATGTTGAGCATCTGTCGTTGTTTCTTAGAGAAGAAACACGGTTAGATATTTCGGAAGAAAACATTGGAAAATTAAGGTCACTATTTTTAACTGGAGATCTTCCTGAGAacaccaaaaaatttcaatgtaTTCGCGCCATGTGGTTAACAGGCTCCAAGTTGCCGAGTTCAATATGCAAATTCATACATTTAAGGTTTCTTGACATCTCTAAATCTTCTATTAGGAAAGTCCCAAATTTTATTACCAAGCTCTACAATTTGGAAACACTTAATCTACCAAGGTCTTTGGAAGAGCTTCCAAAAGATATCCACAACTTGGTTAGCTTGAGACATTTATATCTTGAAAATGATTATGAAACTAGAAAATTGATGCCAATGAAGATAGGGGAGCTGACATCTTTGCAAACATTACCATTCTTTGTTGTGGGCAAGAAGAGTGGCCATAGAATCAAAGAGTTGGGTAACTTAAGCAAGCTAAGAGGTAGGTTAGAGGTTTGGGATCTACAATACGTgaaagacaaggaagaagcagagaagGCTAAAATGTCAGAAAAATATGAACTTCGAGAGTTGACATTGTATTGGGATGGAGACCTTAGAAACTCCAACAATAACCATGAGGAGGTGTTGGAGGGACTCAAACCTCACCGGAATGTTAAGGGATTAAGACTGATGAAGTTTGGAGGAAGAAGATTGGCATCATGGATGAGTAAAGATGCCCGCTCGCTTCAATATTTGGCGAAGATCGAATTAAATGACTGTAGGTTATGTGAGCAAGTCCCTGCACTCGGACACCTTCCGCATCTTGCGATAGTCAAAATGTGGAAGTTGCATAACTTGAAGCGTATTGGTCCCGAATTTTATGGACCAGATGAAGGCATTCTCGATATTTGCCGTAGTAGTGGGGCAACGATAGCAGGAGTATTTCCAGCACTGAGGGAATTCCATCTTTTTGATATGCCTCAGTTAGAAGAATGGTCAGACGTACCATCATTGCCCGCTTTTGCCGACATGAGTATGCTGGAGTTCTTTCCCCGTCTCCGGGAGTTGTACATCACCTCATGCCCCAAGTTGATAACCATCCCAG CATTCAACGGATGGACGTCCCTTCAACATCTTCAAATCCGGCGTTGCTCCGAGCTTTCAAGTTTGCCAGAGGAGCTGCTACAACCAACCCTTGAAGATATACGCCTGAATGACTGTCCGAAGCTAACTACGCCTAATCCAGATGCATTACGCAGCCTCACATCCCTCGTGAATCTGGAAGTTGTAGATTGTCCGATATTGCGGACTTGTTGGGAGAAGGGGCTGGTTTGCACCACCAGCCTTCAAAGTTTGTGGCTAGGATTCAGAGAGGAGTCAACATATTTCCCCTGGCCCTCCACAAGTGCCGCAACACTGTGCTGCGATTTCACCTCCCTGGAGACTCTATCCTTGTACGATGACGGATGGGAAGATTTCGTGTCTCTTCCTGATCAACTTGAGCACCTTCCTGCCTTGACAAGTTTGGAACTTCGGTATTTCGGGGGATTGAAATCTCTGCCGGATTGGCTGAGTAACCTTTCATCGCTTCAACGTTTGGCTATAGTTGATTGTCCTCATCTTAAGGAAAGATGCAAAAAGGGCGGTGAAGATTGGCACAAGATTGCACATATTCCATCCATTCGCATAG ATTCATGGTACCGGGACTAG